One segment of Glandiceps talaboti chromosome 21, keGlaTala1.1, whole genome shotgun sequence DNA contains the following:
- the LOC144451352 gene encoding Parkinson disease protein 7 homolog: MAGRKALVILAEGAEEMEMVISTDVMRRGGITVTVAGLTGPGPVKCSRDVIITPDMSLEDAVKSGPYDAVVLPGGGLGAQNLAASDAVKDVLKSHESADKVVAAICAGPTALLSHNIGKGKSLTSHPGVKDKLTSDYKYQEERVVIDGKLITSRGPGTTFEFALAIVEALQGKEEKEKIIPPMLIKL, encoded by the exons ATGGCTGGCAGGAAAGCACTAGTTATTTTAGCTGAAGGGGCCGAAGAAATGGAGATGGTTATATCAACTGATGTAATGCGAAGGGGAGGT ATAACGGTCACTGTTGCTGGTTTGACAGGTCCAGGTCCTGTCAAATGTAGTCGTGATGTCATCATTACACCAGATATGAGTTTAGAAGATGCAGTCAAAAGT GGTCCGTATGATGCTGTGGTACTACCAGGTGGTGGTTTAGGTGCTCAAAACTTAGCAGCT TCTGATGCTGTCAAAGATGTATTGAAGTCTCATGAATCAGCTGATAAAGTGGTGGCAGCCATTTGTGCAg GACCCACAGCGTTATTGAGTCATAACATTGGTAAAGGTAAATCACTTACATCTCATCCTGGAGTTAAAGACAAACTAACTA gTGACTATAAATACCAGGAGGAGAGAGTTGTAATTGATGGTAAATTAATCACCAGTAGAGGTCCAGGCACCACCTTTGAATTTGCCCTTGCTATTGTAGAAGCGTTACAAGGCaaagaagaaaaagagaaaaTCATCCCACCAATGCTCATCAAATTATGA